CGTGCAGGTATTGTCCATCGTCTAGATAAAGACACCACAGGATTAATGGTGGTGGCTAAAACTATTCCGGCACAAACACATTTAGTATCTGCACTGCAAAAGCGTGAAAACTTCACCCGTGAATATGAAGCAATTTGTAATGGCACAATGACTGCTGGTGGTATGGTTGAAAAACCAATTGGTCGACATGCAACAAAACGTACTCACATGGCCGTGCATGAAATGGGCAAACCAGCGATAACACATTACCGTGTAGCAGAAAAATTCCGTGCTCATACACGCTTACGTTTACGATTAGAAACTGGTCGTACTCACCAAATTCGTGTACACATGGCTTACTTGAACCATCCATTGGTTGGTGATCAACTATATGGAGGTCGCCCGCGTCCGCCAAAAGGGGCTACACCTGAGCTGTTTCAAATGCTACGTGATTTTAAACGTCAAGCCTTACATGCCGTTAAGCTCTCTATTGCGCATCCAATTACGGGTGAGTTGATGACATGGCAAGCTCCAATTCCAGATGATATGGCTGCCATGACAGAAGCATTACGCGCAGATACCAAAGCAAACCCAAATATCGAGCTTTAATTGTGATGATCACACCAGCATGGACTGCACCCAAAACTGTTAGCGCAATCAGTACCACTCGAAAGGGGGGGGGGTCATTCGCACCGTTTGATAGTTTCAATTTGGGTTTACATGTTGGTGATGATGAACAAGCTGTACTTGCAAATCGTGCGCTACTAGCAAGTCACTTACCAAATCCCGCGGTTTGGTTAAACCAAGTTCATAGCAGTGATGTGGTTGTGGTTGATGAAAGGTGTGATTTAAGCCTAGTTCATTCTGCTGATGCGCTGTATACCAATAAAGTAAAACAGCCGCTTGCGATAATGACAGCTGATTGTTTGCCTGTGTTACTTTGCTCGAATTCTGGCAATGAAATTGCAGCAGTGCATGGTGGCTGGCGTGGCTTATCACAAGGTATATTGGCAAAAACCATTTCGCATTTCAAAGTGCCTACAAGCGATATTATTGCTTGGTTAGGCCCTGCTATTGGTCCCTTACAATTTGAAGTTGGGCAAGAGGTTAAAGATTGCTTTTGTTCGCAAAACCCGCTTCACGAACTGGCATTTACAGCCAAACATGAAAAATACATGGCTGATATCTACTTATTAGCACGTCAGCAATTAGCGCAATTAGGCGTGGCCAATATTTCAGGTGGTGAATACTGTACAGTCAGTGATAAGTCACAATTTTTCTCTTATCGCCGCGACGGACAAACTGGTCGCATGGCTAGCTTGATCTGGCGCAATTAATACGCCTTTTTTGTGATTAAATTTTCTTCTCTTACTTGAACAAATCACTAACCATACCCATTAATTAAGCAATTAGATTTTTTAATAGGTAAACCCTTATGCGTTTAGATAGATTTACAAGTAAATTTCAATCTGCGCTTTCAGATGCGCAGTCATTAGCACTTGGGCGAGATCATCAATTTATTGAGCCTGTGCATTTAATGTATTCATTGCTTCAACAAAATGGCTC
The nucleotide sequence above comes from Pseudoalteromonas shioyasakiensis. Encoded proteins:
- the rluD gene encoding 23S rRNA pseudouridine(1911/1915/1917) synthase RluD, whose product is MSEQISLQAEVPIDLGGKRLDQVLAQLFPDYSRSRIKTWILDDKITVNGEILNTPREKLLGGETVSVETTIEAPREYEAQNIKLNIVYEDDDILVINKPMGLVVHPGAGNPDGTVLNALLHHYPEIINVPRAGIVHRLDKDTTGLMVVAKTIPAQTHLVSALQKRENFTREYEAICNGTMTAGGMVEKPIGRHATKRTHMAVHEMGKPAITHYRVAEKFRAHTRLRLRLETGRTHQIRVHMAYLNHPLVGDQLYGGRPRPPKGATPELFQMLRDFKRQALHAVKLSIAHPITGELMTWQAPIPDDMAAMTEALRADTKANPNIEL
- the pgeF gene encoding peptidoglycan editing factor PgeF, whose protein sequence is MITPAWTAPKTVSAISTTRKGGGSFAPFDSFNLGLHVGDDEQAVLANRALLASHLPNPAVWLNQVHSSDVVVVDERCDLSLVHSADALYTNKVKQPLAIMTADCLPVLLCSNSGNEIAAVHGGWRGLSQGILAKTISHFKVPTSDIIAWLGPAIGPLQFEVGQEVKDCFCSQNPLHELAFTAKHEKYMADIYLLARQQLAQLGVANISGGEYCTVSDKSQFFSYRRDGQTGRMASLIWRN